In one Gossypium hirsutum isolate 1008001.06 chromosome D09, Gossypium_hirsutum_v2.1, whole genome shotgun sequence genomic region, the following are encoded:
- the LOC107892727 gene encoding uncharacterized protein produces MEEIKKGNTRGVVELTLDVDIWTIRLEIVFSRLRKYTFLSNLLLLNFHEFDAILGLDWLTRHNAIVDCHAKGVHWLIVEGKEVMPFGLMNVNPVFKDLMNIVFQHFLDQFVAVFINDILVYSRNVVDHEEN; encoded by the exons ATGGAAGAAATCAAGAAGGGGAATACTAGAGGCGTTGTGGAGCTTACTTTGGATGTGGATATTTGGACCATCAGATTAGAGATTGTCTTTTCAAGGTTGAG AAAGTACACTTTCTTATCGAACTTGTTATTGTTAAATTTCCATGAGTTTGATGCTATTCTAGGGCTAGACTGGTTAACCAGGCACAATGCTATAGTAGATTGCCATGCTAAGGGTGTGCATTGGTTAATTGTAGAGGGCAAAGAA gtgatgccttttggcttaaTGAATGTGAATCCAGTCTTCAAGGATTTGATGAACATAGTGTTTCAACATtttttggatcagtttgtggcTGTCTTCATTAATGACATTCTAGTATACTCGAGAAATGTGGTTGATCATGAGGAGAACTGA
- the LOC107892148 gene encoding probable ribosome biogenesis protein RLP24, translating to MRLEKCWFCSSTVYPGHGIQFVRNDAKIFRFCRSKCHKNFKMKRNPRKVKWTKAYRRLHGKDMTHDSTFEFERKRNRPERYDRNLAENTLKAIKKIDKIRSDRASDHIKNRLKTGKVQRQKEARKQLEQGIHLVKAPHALAQDSSLCLPKIKVNVSQAQTEENQPMEE from the exons ATGAGATTAGAGAAGTGCTGGTTTTGTTCCTCCACTGTATATCCGGGGCATGGTATTCAATTTGTTCGCAACGATGCCAAG ATTTTCCGTTTCTGTAGATCGAAATGCCACAAGAACTTCAAGATGAAGAGGAATCCCCGTAAAGTAAAATGGACCAAGGCCTATAGGCGTTTGCATGGAAAGGACATGACACAT GATTCAACATTTGAGTTTGAGAGAAAACGTAATAGGCCGGAGAGATATGATAGAAACCTTGCAGAGAATACTCTGAAGGCCATTAAAAAGATTGATAAAATCAGATCAGACAGGGCATCTGACCACATCAAAAACAG GCTTAAGACAGGCAAAGTCCAGAGGCAGAAAGAAGCAAGGAAGCAATTGGAGCAGGGCATTCACTTGGTCAAAGCTCCGCATGCACTTGCACAAGATTCATCTCTTTGTCTTCCAAAAATCAAAGTCAATGTGTCCCAAGCACAGACAGAAGAGAATCAGCCCATGGAAGAGTGA